The following coding sequences are from one Streptomyces venezuelae window:
- a CDS encoding AI-2E family transporter, translated as MSTLLPEPVRRIAAWCVVLLLVTGVAAVGIWLCVTFKTAVTPVLLALLGTALLGPLYRRLLRMKVQRSLAAGLTCAAVVAVVGGAGYIVVKALIDSGDQILASLKQAATDLSKYFGAAGTSLDDMASNAKELFGKFGGTAASGVISGLSTVGEMMAMAVLALLLVFFFLRDSERAMGTLRQLAPGDSADSIEAMARRAFEAIEGFMRGTTIIAFIDALCITVGLLILGVPGAWGLGALVFVGAYIPYLGAFLSGAVAILVALADRGFAIALWALGVVLAVQLLEGHILQPMIQSRTVQMHPAVVMLAITAGASVAGILGMLLAVPLTAAAFGIVSELRGRYSGTSASASMAKSSTSTKPPEAPASS; from the coding sequence GTGAGTACCCTCCTGCCCGAGCCCGTGCGCCGCATCGCCGCCTGGTGCGTCGTCCTCCTGCTCGTCACCGGCGTGGCCGCCGTGGGGATCTGGCTGTGCGTCACCTTCAAGACCGCGGTGACCCCGGTCCTCCTCGCGCTGCTCGGCACCGCGCTCCTCGGACCGCTGTACCGGCGCCTGCTCAGGATGAAGGTGCAGCGCTCCCTCGCGGCGGGCCTCACCTGCGCGGCCGTCGTCGCCGTCGTCGGCGGCGCCGGCTACATCGTCGTCAAGGCGCTGATCGACAGCGGCGACCAGATCCTCGCCTCCCTCAAGCAGGCCGCCACGGACCTGTCGAAGTACTTCGGGGCGGCCGGGACCTCGCTCGACGACATGGCGTCCAACGCCAAGGAACTCTTCGGCAAGTTCGGCGGAACCGCCGCGTCCGGAGTGATCAGCGGGCTCAGCACCGTCGGCGAGATGATGGCGATGGCCGTCCTCGCGCTGCTGCTCGTCTTCTTCTTCCTGCGCGACTCGGAGCGCGCCATGGGCACCCTGCGCCAGCTCGCCCCGGGCGACAGCGCCGACTCCATCGAGGCCATGGCGCGGCGCGCCTTCGAGGCCATCGAGGGATTCATGCGCGGCACGACGATCATCGCGTTCATCGACGCCCTGTGCATCACCGTGGGGCTGCTGATCCTCGGCGTCCCCGGCGCCTGGGGCCTCGGCGCGCTCGTGTTCGTCGGCGCGTACATCCCCTACCTGGGCGCGTTCCTGTCCGGCGCCGTCGCCATCCTGGTCGCCCTCGCCGACCGCGGCTTCGCCATCGCGCTGTGGGCGCTCGGCGTGGTCCTCGCCGTCCAGCTCCTCGAAGGCCACATCCTCCAGCCGATGATCCAGAGCAGGACCGTGCAGATGCACCCGGCGGTCGTGATGCTGGCGATCACCGCGGGCGCCTCGGTGGCCGGGATCCTCGGCATGCTGCTCGCGGTGCCGCTGACGGCGGCGGCGTTCGGCATCGTCTCCGAGCTGCGGGGACGCTACTCCGGAACGTCGGCGTCCGCGTCCATGGCCAAGTCGTCCACGTCCACGAAACCGCCGGAGGCGCCCGCGTCCTCGTAG
- a CDS encoding SpoIIE family protein phosphatase: MRTDDPLLQVGDDSLPPVRDVLAAIATGLWRWDNASGTVTLDAEAARLLGLPARAQTLSEAGVRSRFHPVDWNEIYGTVQLAVAEGTLAEARLRIMDETGRRVLRTVRSRSKPVMHGATEAYELVGTLQEVTEPAPGTAARTPVTGDWRRSREAFLLDAGRALAEARSTEEVLRVAGGLSMPGFSPDGLAVFGVEGERLTIIGHHGHEPGDDGPFSAMPLDTDYPAAEVVRTGRAVYLSTPEDYRRRYPAAWPLASRFERQSWAFLPLTVAGRTMGAWMAAFTYPVSFTPDERSVLTTVARMLAQALSRAGVAESERELTEGLQRSMLPMLGPQIPGMSVAARYVPTGGGLQVGGDWYDMIPLPSGRIAFVIGDVQGHDVRAAGLMGQLRIALRAYASEGHRPDAVLSRATRFLSGITESITYGSSGTGADEANEYDPRFATCLYVEADPATGVLEMARAGHPEPAIRMSDGTVLLRPAAGGLPLGIDPDADYPTTRLVLEPGETMLICTDGLIETGGHDLDTGWSRIRATLEEYAGEGEPDALEQLADALVQAVHGPSSHHTTGPFADRREDDIAVLLLSRTGHPERRTDARRTVLTVAQAEPERIAGARSHLRDLLHDWADDDQVDSAVLMVSEMLTNVLVHTDGDALMVAEVTGEPGARRLRAEVADGSDDLPHKRHPGELASSGRGLVLMELLAGAWGVDPRGDGKSIWFELYEDAGASGGFVDVDDLAMDADADVPE; this comes from the coding sequence ATGCGCACCGACGATCCCCTCCTGCAGGTGGGGGACGACTCCCTGCCTCCCGTACGGGACGTCCTGGCCGCGATCGCGACCGGTCTGTGGCGCTGGGACAACGCGTCCGGAACTGTCACGCTCGACGCCGAGGCGGCCCGGCTCCTCGGCCTGCCCGCCCGCGCCCAGACCCTTTCCGAGGCGGGCGTGCGCTCCCGTTTCCACCCGGTCGACTGGAACGAGATCTACGGAACCGTCCAGCTCGCCGTCGCCGAGGGCACCCTCGCCGAGGCCCGGCTGCGGATCATGGACGAGACCGGGCGGCGGGTGCTGCGGACCGTGCGCAGCCGCTCCAAGCCGGTGATGCACGGCGCGACCGAGGCGTACGAGCTGGTGGGGACCTTGCAGGAGGTCACCGAGCCCGCGCCGGGGACCGCCGCCCGCACCCCCGTCACCGGGGACTGGCGCCGCTCGCGCGAGGCGTTCCTGCTCGACGCGGGGCGCGCGCTCGCCGAGGCGCGCTCCACGGAGGAGGTCCTCAGGGTCGCCGGCGGGCTCTCCATGCCGGGGTTCTCGCCGGACGGCCTCGCGGTCTTCGGGGTCGAGGGCGAGCGGCTGACGATCATCGGGCACCACGGCCACGAGCCCGGCGACGACGGCCCCTTCTCCGCGATGCCGCTGGACACGGACTACCCGGCCGCGGAGGTGGTGCGCACGGGGCGTGCCGTCTACCTCTCCACCCCGGAGGACTACCGCAGGCGCTATCCCGCCGCCTGGCCGCTGGCCAGCCGCTTCGAGCGGCAGTCGTGGGCGTTCCTGCCCCTGACGGTCGCCGGGCGCACGATGGGGGCGTGGATGGCGGCGTTCACGTATCCCGTCTCGTTCACGCCCGACGAGCGCTCCGTCCTGACGACGGTGGCGCGGATGCTGGCGCAGGCCCTGTCGCGGGCCGGGGTCGCGGAGTCCGAGCGGGAGCTGACGGAGGGGCTGCAGCGGTCGATGCTGCCGATGCTCGGGCCGCAGATCCCGGGGATGAGCGTGGCCGCCCGCTATGTGCCGACGGGCGGCGGGCTGCAGGTCGGCGGCGACTGGTACGACATGATCCCGCTGCCCAGCGGCCGTATCGCCTTCGTCATCGGCGACGTGCAGGGGCACGACGTGCGGGCGGCGGGCCTGATGGGGCAGCTGCGGATCGCCCTGCGCGCGTACGCCTCCGAGGGGCACCGCCCCGACGCGGTCCTCTCCCGCGCCACCCGCTTCCTCTCCGGGATCACGGAGTCCATCACCTACGGGTCGAGCGGCACGGGCGCCGACGAGGCCAACGAGTACGACCCGCGCTTCGCGACCTGCCTGTACGTGGAGGCCGACCCGGCGACCGGCGTCCTGGAGATGGCGCGTGCGGGCCACCCCGAGCCCGCGATACGCATGAGCGACGGAACGGTTCTGCTGCGCCCCGCCGCGGGGGGCCTGCCGCTCGGCATCGATCCCGACGCCGACTACCCCACCACCCGGCTCGTCCTTGAACCCGGCGAGACGATGCTGATCTGCACCGACGGCCTCATCGAGACCGGCGGCCACGACCTGGACACCGGCTGGTCGCGGATCAGGGCGACCCTGGAGGAGTACGCGGGGGAGGGCGAGCCCGACGCCCTGGAGCAGCTCGCCGACGCGCTCGTGCAGGCCGTGCACGGGCCCTCCTCGCACCACACCACCGGCCCCTTCGCGGACCGCCGCGAGGACGACATAGCCGTGCTGCTGCTGAGCAGGACGGGCCACCCGGAGCGGCGCACGGACGCCCGCCGCACCGTCCTGACCGTCGCGCAGGCCGAGCCGGAGCGCATCGCGGGGGCCCGCAGCCACCTGCGGGACCTGTTGCACGACTGGGCGGACGACGACCAGGTCGACTCGGCGGTCCTGATGGTCTCCGAGATGCTCACGAACGTCCTCGTGCACACGGACGGCGACGCCCTGATGGTCGCCGAGGTCACCGGTGAGCCCGGGGCGCGGCGGCTGCGGGCCGAGGTCGCCGACGGCAGCGACGACCTGCCGCACAAGCGCCACCCGGGCGAGCTCGCCTCGTCCGGTCGTGGCCTGGTCCTGATGGAGCTGCTCGCCGGGGCGTGGGGCGTGGATCCGCGCGGCGACGGCAAGAGCATCTGGTTCGAGCTCTACGAGGACGCGGGCGCCTCCGGCGGTTTCGTGGACGTGGACGACTTGGCCATGGACGCGGACGCCGACGTTCCGGAGTAG
- the aspS gene encoding aspartate--tRNA ligase, with translation MHRYRSHTCGELRASDVGTDVRLSGWLHNRRDLGGILFIDLRDHYGITQLVARPGTKAAEVLDKLSKETVVRVDGKVVSRGSDNVNPELPTGEIEIEASEVEVLGAAGPLPFTINAEDGVNEERRLEYRFLDLRRERMHRNIMLRSAVIASIRSKMVALGFNEMATPILTATSPEGARDFVVPSRLNPGKFYALPQAPQQFKQLLMISGFDRYFQIAPCFRDEDARADRSPGEFYQLDVEMSFVEQEDVFQPIEKLMTELFTEFGGGREVTSPFPRIPFRESMLKYGNDKPDLRAKLELVDITDIFADSEFKAFAGKHVRALPVPDTASQSRKFFDGLGDYAVEQGAKGLAWVRVAEDGSLSGPIAKFLTEANVEELTKRLSLAPGHAVFFGAGEFDEVSKIMSAVRVEAAKRAGHFEEGVFRFCWIVDFPMYEKDEDTGKIDFSHNPFSMPQGGMKDLEEKDPLDILAWQYDIVCNGIELSSGAIRNHEPEVMLKAFEIAGYDAETVEHEFAGMLRAFRLGAPPHGGIAPGVDRIVMLLADEPNIRETISFPLNGNAQDLMMGAPTELDESRLRELNISLRKPAAQ, from the coding sequence ATGCATCGGTACAGGTCCCACACCTGCGGCGAGCTCCGCGCCTCTGACGTCGGCACCGACGTCCGGCTGAGCGGCTGGCTGCACAATCGCCGAGACCTGGGCGGCATTCTCTTCATCGATCTCCGCGATCACTACGGCATCACGCAGCTGGTGGCCCGCCCCGGCACCAAGGCCGCCGAGGTCCTGGACAAGCTGTCCAAGGAGACCGTCGTCCGTGTCGACGGCAAGGTCGTCTCGCGCGGCTCGGACAACGTGAACCCGGAGCTGCCCACCGGCGAGATCGAGATCGAGGCGAGCGAGGTCGAGGTGCTCGGCGCTGCGGGCCCGCTGCCCTTCACGATCAACGCCGAGGACGGCGTGAACGAGGAGCGCCGCCTGGAGTACCGCTTCCTGGACCTGCGCCGCGAGCGCATGCACCGCAACATCATGCTGCGCAGCGCCGTGATCGCCTCGATCCGCTCGAAGATGGTCGCCCTCGGCTTCAACGAGATGGCGACGCCGATCCTCACCGCGACGTCCCCCGAGGGCGCCCGTGACTTCGTCGTCCCGTCCCGCCTCAACCCGGGCAAGTTCTACGCGCTCCCGCAGGCCCCGCAGCAGTTCAAGCAGCTGCTGATGATCTCGGGCTTCGACCGCTACTTCCAGATCGCGCCGTGCTTCCGCGACGAGGACGCCCGCGCGGACCGCTCGCCGGGCGAGTTCTACCAGCTCGACGTCGAGATGAGCTTCGTGGAGCAGGAAGACGTCTTCCAGCCCATCGAGAAGCTGATGACGGAGCTCTTCACGGAGTTCGGCGGCGGTCGCGAGGTCACGTCGCCCTTCCCGCGCATCCCGTTCCGCGAGTCGATGCTGAAGTACGGCAACGACAAGCCGGACCTGCGCGCGAAGCTCGAACTCGTCGACATCACGGACATCTTCGCCGACTCGGAGTTCAAGGCTTTCGCGGGCAAGCACGTGCGCGCGCTGCCGGTGCCGGACACGGCGTCGCAGTCCCGCAAGTTCTTCGACGGCCTGGGCGACTACGCGGTCGAGCAGGGCGCGAAGGGCCTGGCCTGGGTGCGCGTCGCCGAGGACGGTTCGCTGAGCGGCCCGATCGCCAAGTTCCTGACGGAGGCGAACGTCGAGGAGCTCACCAAGCGCCTCTCCCTCGCCCCCGGCCACGCGGTCTTCTTCGGCGCGGGCGAGTTCGACGAGGTCTCGAAGATCATGTCGGCGGTCCGCGTCGAGGCCGCGAAGCGCGCGGGCCACTTCGAGGAGGGCGTCTTCCGCTTCTGCTGGATCGTCGACTTCCCGATGTACGAGAAGGACGAGGACACCGGCAAGATCGACTTCTCCCACAACCCCTTCTCGATGCCGCAGGGCGGCATGAAGGACCTGGAGGAGAAGGACCCGCTCGACATCCTCGCCTGGCAGTACGACATCGTCTGCAACGGCATCGAGCTCTCCTCCGGCGCGATCCGGAACCACGAGCCCGAGGTCATGCTCAAGGCGTTCGAGATCGCGGGCTATGACGCGGAGACCGTCGAGCACGAGTTCGCGGGCATGCTGCGCGCGTTCCGCCTCGGTGCGCCGCCGCACGGTGGCATCGCGCCGGGCGTCGACCGCATCGTGATGCTCCTCGCGGACGAGCCGAACATCCGCGAGACGATCTCGTTCCCGCTGAACGGCAACGCGCAGGACCTGATGATGGGGGCGCCGACGGAGCTCGACGAGTCGCGTCTGCGGGAGCTGAACATCTCCCTGCGGAAGCCGGCGGCGCAGTAG
- a CDS encoding NAD(P)-dependent oxidoreductase, protein MPNAPQQSVTVIGLGPMGQAMAAAYLDRGYHVTLWNRTPSRADALVERGAILADSVESALLANELVILSLTDFDAMYEILEPAKDAVAGRTLVNLSSDTPEKARAGARWVAGLGGTQLTGGVLCPPPLIGTPEASTFYSGPREAYDRHRTALEVITGTTDYRGEDQGLAALMYQLNMAVFWPAMIAFWQTAAIAGAHGLTAQEIAPYVTENFAGMGHFVDFYASRIDAGNHAGDVDRTAMGLASMEHVVHTASDAGVDTAFPEAVHDIFRRVVDAGHGADSFSRAVELMSKPAA, encoded by the coding sequence ATGCCCAACGCACCGCAGCAGTCCGTCACCGTCATCGGCCTCGGCCCCATGGGCCAGGCCATGGCCGCCGCCTACCTCGACCGCGGCTACCACGTCACCCTCTGGAACCGCACCCCGTCCCGCGCCGACGCCCTCGTGGAGCGGGGAGCGATACTCGCCGACAGCGTCGAGAGCGCCCTGCTCGCCAACGAGCTCGTCATCCTCAGCCTCACCGACTTCGACGCCATGTACGAGATCCTGGAGCCCGCCAAGGACGCCGTCGCCGGCCGCACCCTCGTGAACCTCAGCTCGGACACCCCGGAGAAGGCACGGGCGGGGGCCCGTTGGGTGGCCGGGCTCGGCGGGACGCAACTCACCGGCGGCGTCCTCTGCCCGCCGCCGCTCATCGGCACCCCGGAGGCCTCGACGTTCTACAGCGGGCCTCGCGAGGCGTACGACCGGCACCGCACCGCACTCGAAGTCATCACCGGGACGACCGACTACCGGGGCGAGGACCAGGGGCTCGCCGCGCTCATGTACCAGCTGAACATGGCGGTCTTCTGGCCCGCGATGATCGCCTTCTGGCAGACCGCCGCCATCGCGGGCGCCCATGGCCTGACCGCTCAGGAGATCGCGCCGTACGTCACGGAGAACTTCGCCGGCATGGGCCACTTCGTCGACTTCTACGCGTCCCGCATCGACGCGGGCAACCACGCGGGCGACGTCGACCGCACCGCGATGGGCCTGGCCAGCATGGAGCACGTCGTCCACACCGCATCCGACGCCGGCGTGGACACCGCGTTCCCGGAGGCCGTGCACGACATCTTCCGGCGGGTCGTGGACGCCGGTCACGGCGCGGACAGCTTCTCGCGGGCCGTGGAGCTCATGAGCAAGCCCGCCGCCTGA
- a CDS encoding TetR/AcrR family transcriptional regulator — translation MVQNSSALDALGTRDRIVVVAARLIQRQGYVGTGIKQIAKEAGATLGSVYHFFPGGKEAVAVAAIGYSAEEFAELLRAGLAGDDAPGAAIERCAGELAVGLRESGWVDGCPVTAAALETLGTDSEIQRVCAEALRGWERIVEERLLGAGFSVQDAREVATTVIGALEGAEVTAQVARSEEPLRAVGRQLARLVGAYGE, via the coding sequence ATGGTCCAGAACAGCTCAGCGCTCGACGCCCTCGGCACCCGCGACCGGATCGTGGTCGTCGCCGCACGCCTCATCCAGCGGCAGGGCTACGTGGGTACGGGCATCAAGCAGATCGCCAAGGAGGCGGGGGCGACGCTGGGCTCCGTCTACCACTTCTTCCCCGGCGGGAAGGAGGCGGTCGCGGTGGCCGCGATCGGTTACAGCGCGGAGGAGTTCGCGGAGTTGCTGCGGGCGGGGCTGGCCGGCGACGACGCCCCGGGCGCCGCGATCGAGCGTTGCGCGGGTGAACTCGCCGTGGGGTTGCGGGAGTCGGGGTGGGTCGACGGTTGCCCGGTCACGGCGGCGGCCCTGGAGACGCTCGGCACGGACTCGGAGATCCAGCGGGTGTGCGCGGAGGCGCTGCGCGGCTGGGAGCGGATCGTGGAGGAGCGGCTGCTCGGGGCGGGGTTCTCGGTGCAGGACGCGCGCGAGGTGGCGACGACCGTGATCGGCGCGCTGGAAGGCGCCGAGGTCACGGCGCAGGTCGCCCGCAGCGAGGAGCCGTTGCGGGCGGTGGGGCGGCAGTTGGCGCGGTTGGTGGGGGCGTACGGGGAATGA
- a CDS encoding DUF397 domain-containing protein, translated as MSTPQHWQKSTFSGGGDGNACVELASTDAYIYLRESDEPSVELTTAPATLNQLLRAIKASQQ; from the coding sequence ATGTCCACCCCTCAACACTGGCAGAAGTCCACCTTCTCCGGCGGGGGCGACGGCAACGCTTGCGTCGAACTGGCAAGCACCGACGCCTACATCTACCTCCGCGAAAGCGACGAGCCCAGCGTCGAACTGACGACTGCCCCAGCCACCCTGAACCAGCTACTGCGGGCCATCAAGGCAAGCCAGCAGTGA
- a CDS encoding helix-turn-helix domain-containing protein: protein MTMRNEPTARQVRLGTELRRLREAAGMSAKEVAGLLGSSSAHMSQIEAGRSGISEDRLRRLAAHCACRDEQLIDALLLMATERSRGWWEEYRGSLPTAFLDISELEHHATFRRDVEFLQIPGLLQTEDYARALFSFRVPELPQSELEPRVSHRMRRRTVIEAPRAIPYDTVIHESALRFRVGDRSAARTQLTHVLELSDIDNVTVRVIPFDLDGFAGSSSAMVYAGGTVAQLDTVVRDAPHGTGFLDSQAQLARFRTLFRRVEELALTPERSRDFIHKLAKEL, encoded by the coding sequence ATGACGATGCGGAACGAGCCCACTGCCCGCCAGGTACGCCTGGGTACGGAGCTGCGCCGACTGCGCGAAGCCGCAGGCATGTCGGCCAAAGAGGTCGCGGGACTGCTCGGCTCCAGCTCTGCGCACATGAGTCAGATCGAGGCGGGCAGATCCGGCATCAGCGAAGACCGACTGCGCAGGCTGGCGGCGCACTGCGCCTGTCGGGACGAGCAGCTGATCGACGCGTTGCTGCTGATGGCGACGGAACGCTCACGCGGGTGGTGGGAGGAGTACCGGGGCTCGCTGCCCACCGCGTTCCTGGACATCTCCGAACTCGAACACCACGCCACGTTCCGGCGTGACGTCGAGTTCCTCCAGATCCCGGGCCTCCTCCAGACGGAGGACTACGCCCGCGCGCTCTTCTCGTTCAGGGTCCCTGAGCTCCCCCAGAGCGAACTCGAACCACGCGTGAGCCACCGCATGAGGCGTCGTACCGTCATCGAGGCTCCCCGGGCCATCCCCTATGACACCGTCATCCACGAGTCTGCGCTCCGCTTCCGGGTCGGAGACCGCTCGGCCGCCCGGACTCAGCTCACTCACGTCCTCGAACTCTCCGACATCGACAACGTCACCGTGCGCGTCATCCCATTCGACCTGGACGGGTTCGCCGGTTCCAGCAGCGCGATGGTGTACGCAGGCGGCACCGTTGCCCAGCTGGACACCGTCGTACGGGATGCGCCACACGGCACCGGGTTCCTGGACTCCCAGGCCCAACTGGCTCGGTTCCGAACACTCTTCCGTAGGGTGGAGGAGCTAGCGCTCACCCCTGAACGGTCACGGGATTTCATCCACAAGTTGGCGAAGGAACTGTGA
- a CDS encoding ATP-binding protein, with the protein MPGSESEPWEYTLYIPHDLRAVTICRRSLRLILALHCLPQLIDMAELLTTELVSNAVRHTKGPAALRVRYADGVLRIGAWDADPTPPAPPPRVADAEAEQGRGLDLVRACADGWGWHPEATDSGKYVWCELNAA; encoded by the coding sequence ATGCCCGGAAGCGAAAGCGAACCCTGGGAGTACACCCTGTACATCCCCCACGACCTCCGCGCCGTCACGATCTGCCGCCGCTCCCTCCGTCTCATCCTCGCCCTGCACTGCTTGCCGCAACTCATCGACATGGCCGAGCTGTTGACGACGGAGCTCGTGTCCAATGCCGTGCGGCACACCAAGGGCCCCGCCGCCCTCCGCGTCCGCTACGCCGACGGGGTGCTGCGGATCGGTGCGTGGGACGCGGACCCGACGCCGCCCGCCCCGCCTCCGCGCGTCGCCGACGCGGAGGCCGAGCAGGGACGCGGGCTCGACCTCGTACGGGCCTGCGCGGACGGCTGGGGCTGGCACCCCGAGGCCACCGACTCCGGCAAATACGTCTGGTGCGAACTCAACGCCGCCTAG
- the metG gene encoding methionine--tRNA ligase, whose product MAATGSEKQGTSADSADAKAYYVSTPIYYVNDAPHLGHAYTTVAGDVLTRWHRQRGEKVWYLTGTDEHGQKIMRTAEANDVTPQEWCDKLVTEAWKPLWEHLNIANDDFIRTTEKRHTDRVQEFVQDLYDKGEIYKGGYEGPYCVGCEEYKLPGDLIEAEDGTKLCPIHKKPVELLKEENYFFKLSEYGDKLLALYEANPGFIQPESARNEVVNFVKQGLQDLSISRSTFDWGVKVPWDDKHVIYVWVDALLNYATAVGYGANQEKFDSTFPANVHLVGKDILRFHAVIWPAMLLAQGLPVPGKVAANGWLMVGGEKMSKSNLTGIKPQDLTSHFGVDAYRWYFLRAIAFGSDGSFSWEDFSARYTSELANDYGNLASRVAAMIGKYFGGELPAATASGDAEQAVQDGLAKAVATADRAIGEELDFQGGILAIFDFVKQVNGYITEQEPWKVAKDDSEAGKARLATILYTAAESLRAVAVLLNPVMPETSRKLWDSLGAEPLLGALADQDVRAAATWGTLPAGATVTKGAVLFPRLEEKPTA is encoded by the coding sequence ATGGCGGCCACTGGATCCGAGAAGCAGGGGACGAGCGCAGACAGCGCAGACGCGAAGGCGTACTACGTCTCGACCCCCATCTACTACGTAAACGACGCTCCTCACCTGGGCCACGCCTACACGACCGTTGCAGGGGACGTGCTCACGCGCTGGCACCGTCAGCGCGGCGAGAAGGTGTGGTACCTCACCGGCACGGACGAGCACGGTCAGAAGATCATGCGCACGGCCGAGGCGAACGACGTCACCCCCCAGGAGTGGTGCGACAAGCTCGTCACCGAGGCCTGGAAGCCCCTCTGGGAGCACCTGAACATCGCGAACGACGATTTCATCCGTACGACGGAGAAGCGTCACACCGACCGCGTGCAGGAGTTCGTCCAGGATCTCTACGACAAGGGCGAGATCTACAAGGGCGGCTACGAGGGCCCGTACTGCGTGGGCTGCGAGGAGTACAAGCTCCCCGGCGACCTCATCGAGGCCGAGGACGGCACGAAGCTGTGCCCGATCCACAAGAAGCCGGTGGAGCTCCTCAAGGAGGAGAACTACTTCTTCAAGCTGAGCGAGTACGGAGACAAGCTCCTCGCCCTCTACGAGGCGAACCCCGGCTTCATCCAGCCGGAGTCGGCCCGCAACGAGGTGGTGAACTTCGTCAAGCAGGGCCTCCAGGACCTCTCCATCTCCCGCTCGACGTTCGACTGGGGCGTCAAGGTCCCCTGGGACGACAAGCACGTCATCTACGTCTGGGTCGACGCCCTCCTGAACTACGCGACGGCCGTGGGCTACGGCGCGAACCAGGAGAAGTTCGACTCGACCTTCCCCGCGAACGTGCACCTCGTCGGCAAGGACATCCTCCGCTTCCACGCGGTGATCTGGCCGGCGATGCTGCTGGCGCAGGGCCTGCCCGTGCCCGGCAAGGTCGCGGCCAACGGCTGGCTGATGGTCGGCGGCGAGAAGATGTCGAAGTCGAACCTGACGGGCATCAAGCCGCAGGACCTGACCTCCCACTTCGGCGTGGACGCGTACCGCTGGTACTTCCTGCGCGCGATCGCGTTCGGCAGCGACGGCTCCTTCTCGTGGGAGGACTTCTCGGCCCGCTACACGAGCGAGCTGGCGAACGACTACGGCAACCTCGCGTCCCGTGTCGCGGCGATGATCGGCAAGTACTTCGGCGGCGAGCTGCCCGCGGCGACGGCGTCCGGTGACGCCGAGCAGGCGGTCCAGGACGGCCTCGCCAAGGCCGTCGCGACCGCCGACCGCGCGATCGGCGAGGAGCTGGACTTCCAGGGCGGCATCCTGGCGATCTTCGACTTCGTGAAGCAGGTCAACGGCTACATCACGGAGCAGGAGCCGTGGAAGGTCGCGAAGGACGACTCCGAGGCGGGCAAGGCCCGCCTGGCGACGATCCTCTACACGGCGGCGGAGTCCCTCCGCGCGGTGGCGGTCCTCCTGAACCCGGTCATGCCGGAGACCTCCCGGAAGCTCTGGGACTCCCTCGGCGCGGAGCCGCTCCTGGGCGCGCTCGCCGACCAGGACGTCCGCGCGGCCGCCACGTGGGGCACGCTCCCCGCGGGCGCGACGGTCACGAAGGGCGCGGTCCTGTTCCCCCGCCTGGAGGAGAAGCCGACCGCGTAG